In Bartonella machadoae, a single genomic region encodes these proteins:
- a CDS encoding peroxiredoxin produces the protein MIKKTVPNVTFHTRVRDESVDGDNPYRWQEVNSDTYFKGKRVILFSLPGAFTPTCSTFQLPDFEKLYEEFKKVGIDEIYCLSVNDAFVMNAWGKTQEIKNVKLIPDGSGEFTRKMGMLVAKDNVGFGMRSWRYAAVINDGVIEQWFEEAGFSDNCTTDPYEVSSPQNVLKNLQN, from the coding sequence ATGATCAAAAAGACCGTTCCCAATGTTACTTTCCATACCCGTGTCCGCGATGAATCCGTTGATGGGGATAATCCTTATCGGTGGCAAGAGGTTAACAGCGATACCTATTTTAAAGGAAAGCGGGTTATTCTTTTTTCTCTTCCAGGCGCCTTTACGCCTACTTGTTCAACCTTTCAACTGCCTGATTTTGAAAAACTTTATGAAGAGTTTAAAAAAGTCGGCATTGATGAAATTTATTGCCTCTCTGTCAATGATGCTTTTGTCATGAATGCTTGGGGGAAAACGCAAGAAATTAAAAATGTAAAATTAATTCCTGATGGCTCTGGTGAATTCACCCGTAAAATGGGTATGTTGGTTGCGAAAGACAATGTTGGTTTTGGCATGCGCTCATGGCGTTATGCCGCTGTTATTAACGATGGTGTGATTGAACAATGGTTTGAAGAAGCAGGTTTTTCAGACAATTGTACAACAGACCCTTATGAAGTCTCTTCACCACAAAATGTTTTAAAAAACCTGCAAAACTAA
- a CDS encoding zinc ribbon domain-containing protein YjdM, whose protein sequence is MNQYPKCPHCGGLYTYEEGENFVCPECAHEWPQKSEDSFTSESVYDANGQVLTNGDSVMVVKDLKVKGAASVLKTGTKVKNIRLVDGDHNIDCKIPGIGQIGLKSEFVKKI, encoded by the coding sequence ATGAATCAATATCCTAAATGCCCTCACTGTGGTGGTCTTTATACCTATGAAGAGGGTGAAAACTTTGTGTGTCCTGAATGCGCCCATGAATGGCCACAAAAGAGCGAAGATTCTTTTACCTCTGAGAGCGTTTATGATGCCAATGGTCAGGTTTTGACAAATGGGGATAGTGTTATGGTGGTGAAAGATCTTAAAGTCAAAGGCGCGGCTTCGGTTCTCAAAACGGGTACTAAGGTGAAAAATATTCGCCTTGTCGATGGAGATCATAATATCGACTGTAAGATTCCAGGGATTGGTCAGATTGGCTTAAAATCAGAATTCGTTAAAAAGATTTAG
- a CDS encoding MFS transporter, producing the protein MNLFFKKNPLLLFLSLFISKIGDYAYEVIFVLLVLELTDNFFFTGLVYFFRFIPFLFFGPIGGWLADNFSLKKNMIFSEFVRLLASLFVFITYITGSAHIVVLIFAAICTTIGRSLFQPSFQAAIPRIFSINDLTKANSISQIIEDTASLIGPLVCSVLLFFANKSTVLIFDFFTYFLSIILLLNLMNFNSSENNSFHFIKIYRETTFYLKHISTENKNLFITLVGSSFAILFTGAILRFLIPAFILSQGGEESFVSSLFSLIAFGTLVGGFLYSKIIFNITSLKLMVFWLLYGIVMFVMPLAAMLSLKLLLVLAFVLGFIGAFVDISLVSAIQLYSRREDFGKSFGTFSTLANCSEAISGFIAGLFALVGLVSSFLAMSAFIISTGMIGVIKLKKNKQRTPLNTLGDTDH; encoded by the coding sequence ATGAATTTATTTTTTAAAAAAAATCCATTATTGCTTTTTCTCTCTCTCTTTATTTCTAAAATTGGTGATTATGCTTATGAAGTTATTTTTGTTTTACTTGTTTTAGAATTAACAGATAACTTCTTTTTTACAGGTCTTGTGTATTTTTTTCGCTTTATCCCTTTTCTCTTTTTTGGCCCTATAGGAGGTTGGTTAGCGGATAATTTTTCTTTAAAGAAAAATATGATATTCAGTGAATTTGTGAGATTATTAGCCTCATTATTCGTTTTTATAACCTATATAACAGGGAGTGCACATATTGTTGTTCTTATTTTTGCAGCAATCTGTACAACGATAGGAAGGAGTCTTTTTCAACCAAGTTTTCAAGCTGCTATTCCGAGAATATTTTCAATAAATGATCTGACAAAGGCAAATAGCATTTCACAAATTATAGAAGATACTGCATCCCTCATTGGTCCTCTCGTTTGTTCGGTATTGCTTTTTTTCGCCAATAAATCGACAGTGCTCATTTTTGATTTTTTTACCTATTTTCTATCTATTATCTTATTGTTGAATCTCATGAATTTCAATTCAAGTGAGAATAACTCATTCCATTTTATAAAAATTTATCGCGAAACAACTTTCTATCTTAAACATATTTCTACAGAAAATAAGAATTTATTTATTACGCTGGTTGGCTCGTCCTTTGCTATTCTCTTTACTGGGGCAATTTTAAGATTTTTAATTCCAGCATTTATTCTTTCTCAAGGTGGAGAGGAAAGTTTTGTGAGTTCTCTATTTTCTCTCATTGCTTTTGGAACTCTTGTCGGTGGCTTTTTATATAGTAAAATTATATTCAATATTACATCCTTGAAGCTCATGGTATTTTGGCTTCTCTATGGGATAGTTATGTTTGTTATGCCTTTAGCTGCCATGCTTTCTTTAAAACTTCTTCTCGTGCTCGCATTTGTTTTGGGATTTATTGGTGCATTTGTCGATATTAGTTTAGTCTCAGCTATTCAATTATACTCTCGTCGTGAAGATTTTGGGAAGAGTTTTGGAACCTTTTCAACTTTAGCGAACTGTTCTGAAGCAATATCTGGCTTTATTGCTGGACTTTTTGCACTCGTGGGATTAGTGAGCTCTTTTTTAGCTATGTCTGCATTCATTATTTCCACTGGAATGATTGGAGTTATAAAACTGAAGAAAAACAAACAGAGAACACCCCTTAACACTCTAGGTGATACCGATCATTGA
- the groES gene encoding co-chaperone GroES encodes MANIQFRPLHDRVVVRRVESENKTAGGIIIPDTAKEKPQEGEIIAVGNGALDDNGKRVPLEVKAGDRILFGKWSGTEVKINGEDLLIMKESDIMGILG; translated from the coding sequence ATGGCTAATATACAATTCCGCCCACTACACGATCGTGTTGTTGTTCGTCGGGTTGAATCTGAAAATAAAACCGCTGGTGGGATCATCATCCCTGATACGGCGAAGGAAAAACCTCAAGAAGGTGAAATTATTGCTGTTGGTAATGGCGCTCTTGATGACAACGGAAAGCGTGTGCCTCTCGAAGTGAAAGCAGGAGACCGTATCCTGTTTGGAAAATGGTCGGGCACCGAAGTAAAGATTAATGGGGAAGATCTCCTCATCATGAAAGAATCTGACATTATGGGAATTCTAGGTTAA
- a CDS encoding universal stress protein, which translates to MVSKRKNPKKPHKKKILVIIDETPECRRAVAFAAQHAQNTNRTLVLLCVVDSIEFQHFLGVNNVMRTESTQIADKILREIAHDVHKTHALKAEIIIREGEKIDEISKLINEDKEIALIVLAASAHAEGPGPLIQLIGNRGTAFAIPVTVIPSNIADEDIESIA; encoded by the coding sequence ATGGTTTCTAAGAGAAAAAATCCGAAAAAACCTCATAAGAAGAAAATTTTAGTCATTATTGATGAAACACCAGAATGCCGCCGTGCTGTTGCTTTTGCCGCACAACATGCGCAAAATACCAACAGAACATTGGTATTGCTCTGTGTGGTGGACAGTATAGAATTTCAACATTTTCTTGGTGTCAATAACGTTATGCGCACAGAATCAACGCAAATTGCTGATAAAATATTGCGAGAAATTGCCCATGATGTACACAAAACCCACGCTTTAAAAGCAGAAATCATTATCCGTGAAGGTGAAAAAATTGATGAAATTTCTAAACTCATCAACGAAGATAAGGAGATTGCACTGATTGTTTTAGCAGCCAGTGCCCATGCAGAAGGACCAGGACCACTGATTCAACTGATTGGAAATCGGGGAACAGCATTTGCAATACCTGTTACCGTCATTCCGAGCAATATTGCCGATGAAGACATTGAATCGATTGCTTAA
- the fumC gene encoding class II fumarate hydratase — protein sequence MVETRQETDSFGTIAVRQDRYWGAQTERSLHNFNIGSEKQPLSVIYALSLVKKAAAVVNMEKGKLSEKIGKAIIAAADEVLAGAFDTHFPLSVWQTGSGTQSNMNVNEVIANHASMLLGGKLGSKKPVHPNDHVNMSQSSNDSFPTALHIATTLQTRQHLFPILEALIMTLKKKEEEFADIIKIGRTHTQDATPLTLAQEFSGYRAALEANRQRIETALNDVQMLAQGGTAVGTGLNAPKGFDVAFAQTISTLTGITFKTANNKFEALAHHGALAHFHGSLNALAADLFKIANDIRFLGSGPRSGLGELNLPENEPGSSIMPGKVNPTQCEAMTMVACQVFGNHTSVTFAASQGHFELNVYKPVIGYNVLQSITLLGDCIRSFDLHCIQGLRANRIHIHSLMERSLMLVTALAPEIGYEKAAEIAKAAHKNDTTLRAEAIKAGISGETYDRLVDPKKMIHPQ from the coding sequence ATGGTTGAAACACGTCAGGAAACGGATAGCTTTGGAACGATTGCGGTCCGGCAAGATCGTTATTGGGGCGCACAAACTGAACGTTCTCTGCATAATTTTAATATTGGCAGTGAAAAACAACCTCTCAGCGTCATCTATGCTTTAAGCCTTGTTAAAAAAGCAGCAGCCGTTGTCAATATGGAAAAAGGCAAGCTTTCAGAAAAAATTGGTAAAGCGATCATTGCTGCGGCTGATGAAGTGCTTGCCGGTGCCTTTGACACCCATTTCCCCCTTTCTGTTTGGCAAACGGGCTCTGGGACACAGAGCAATATGAATGTCAATGAAGTAATTGCCAACCATGCCAGCATGCTCTTGGGAGGAAAATTAGGCAGCAAAAAACCGGTTCACCCCAATGACCATGTCAATATGAGTCAATCATCAAACGATTCCTTTCCCACAGCGCTTCACATTGCCACCACATTGCAAACACGCCAACACTTGTTTCCCATTCTTGAAGCCCTTATTATGACTTTAAAGAAAAAGGAGGAAGAATTTGCCGATATCATTAAAATCGGTCGAACGCATACCCAAGATGCCACCCCCCTCACTCTCGCCCAAGAATTTTCCGGCTATCGTGCTGCCTTAGAAGCCAACCGCCAACGTATTGAAACAGCTCTAAACGATGTGCAAATGCTTGCCCAAGGAGGCACAGCCGTTGGAACAGGGCTCAATGCACCGAAAGGTTTTGATGTTGCTTTTGCGCAAACAATCAGCACTCTTACAGGGATCACTTTTAAGACCGCCAACAACAAATTTGAAGCCCTCGCCCATCATGGAGCCCTTGCCCATTTCCATGGTAGTTTGAATGCCCTAGCAGCCGATCTATTCAAAATTGCCAATGATATTCGCTTCTTGGGTTCAGGTCCCCGTTCAGGATTGGGAGAACTCAACTTGCCAGAAAATGAACCAGGCTCCTCTATCATGCCGGGCAAGGTTAACCCCACACAGTGTGAAGCAATGACGATGGTTGCTTGCCAAGTCTTTGGCAATCATACCAGTGTAACATTTGCCGCAAGTCAGGGCCATTTTGAACTCAATGTTTATAAACCTGTTATTGGCTATAATGTTTTACAGTCGATCACACTTCTTGGTGATTGCATACGCTCTTTTGACCTGCATTGCATCCAAGGCTTACGCGCCAATCGAATCCATATTCATTCTCTCATGGAACGCTCATTAATGCTGGTGACCGCTCTTGCCCCAGAAATTGGCTATGAGAAGGCTGCTGAAATTGCCAAAGCCGCCCATAAGAATGATACAACTTTGCGTGCTGAAGCAATAAAAGCAGGCATTTCTGGAGAGACTTATGACCGGCTTGTTGATCCTAAAAAGATGATTCATCCGCAATAA
- a CDS encoding alpha-D-glucose phosphate-specific phosphoglucomutase, whose amino-acid sequence MTKTVLTTAFNDQKLGTSGLRKKVSVFQQPHYAENFIQSLFNSIPDIEGKCLILGGDGRYFNETLLQIVLKMAAANGVACVKVGRGGILSTPAVSHLIRKNHAHGGFILSASHNPGGLEGDCGIKYNIANGGPAPVSLCETVFKISQHLSCYKIFEAPDVDLQKEGTTFLGAMRIDIIDPVADYVALMQEIFDFDCIAKAVREGLTLRFDAMHAVTGPYAHEIFEKCLGFSTGTVVNGVPLANFGGKHPDPNLVYAKELYNFLMSEQAPDLGAASDGDGDRNLIIGCGQFVTPSDSLAIMVEHAHLIKAYRQGIVGVARSMPTTRAVDLVAAKKQLNCFETPTGWKFFGSLLDARKVTFCGEESFGTGSHHIREKDGLWAVLFWLNLLAVTGKTVAQIVQQHWQTYGRFYSLRHDYEEVEAEKAHALIEHLRAHLPRAGTEIAGLFVEKADDFTYHDPIDHSVNSKQGLRIFFKNGARLVVRLSGTGTVGATLRLYFEQYEADPRKHFQDPQKVVQPLQQAALKLLNVKQQLGREKPDIIT is encoded by the coding sequence ATGACAAAGACAGTTTTAACAACGGCTTTTAATGATCAAAAACTAGGAACATCTGGTTTACGCAAAAAAGTGTCGGTTTTTCAACAACCCCATTATGCGGAAAATTTTATACAGTCTCTTTTCAACAGTATTCCAGATATTGAGGGAAAATGCCTTATTCTTGGTGGCGATGGACGCTATTTCAATGAGACCCTTTTGCAAATTGTCCTGAAAATGGCCGCTGCCAATGGTGTTGCTTGCGTAAAAGTAGGAAGAGGGGGCATTCTTTCCACGCCGGCTGTTTCGCATCTTATTCGCAAAAATCATGCCCATGGGGGATTTATCCTATCAGCAAGCCATAATCCTGGTGGTTTAGAAGGGGATTGTGGCATTAAATACAATATTGCCAATGGTGGTCCTGCTCCCGTTTCTCTTTGTGAAACTGTTTTTAAAATATCACAGCACCTTTCTTGTTATAAAATTTTTGAGGCACCAGATGTTGATTTGCAAAAAGAAGGAACAACTTTTCTAGGGGCTATGCGAATAGATATCATTGATCCCGTCGCAGATTATGTGGCTTTGATGCAAGAGATCTTTGATTTTGATTGTATTGCTAAGGCTGTGAGGGAAGGTCTCACTTTGCGCTTTGATGCCATGCACGCGGTAACGGGGCCTTATGCCCATGAAATTTTTGAAAAATGTTTGGGATTTTCTACAGGGACAGTGGTCAATGGTGTTCCCTTAGCCAATTTTGGTGGGAAGCATCCTGATCCCAATTTGGTTTATGCCAAGGAGCTTTATAATTTTTTAATGTCGGAGCAGGCGCCTGATCTTGGGGCGGCCTCTGATGGGGATGGAGATCGGAATCTTATTATTGGCTGTGGGCAATTTGTAACACCTTCTGATTCCTTAGCGATTATGGTGGAACATGCACATCTCATTAAAGCGTATCGCCAAGGTATTGTAGGGGTTGCGCGTTCTATGCCAACAACGCGTGCTGTTGATTTGGTAGCTGCAAAAAAACAGTTAAATTGTTTTGAAACACCAACGGGTTGGAAGTTCTTTGGTTCACTTTTGGATGCGAGAAAAGTGACCTTTTGCGGTGAAGAAAGTTTTGGAACAGGTTCGCATCATATTCGTGAAAAGGATGGTTTGTGGGCGGTGTTGTTTTGGTTAAATCTTTTGGCGGTGACAGGGAAAACTGTCGCACAAATTGTGCAACAGCATTGGCAAACCTATGGGCGCTTTTATTCTTTACGCCATGATTATGAAGAAGTGGAGGCGGAAAAAGCCCATGCACTCATAGAGCACTTGCGTGCCCATTTACCACGGGCGGGAACCGAAATTGCTGGACTCTTCGTTGAAAAAGCAGATGATTTTACCTATCATGATCCCATTGATCACAGTGTGAATAGCAAGCAAGGTCTGCGTATTTTTTTCAAAAATGGTGCACGGTTGGTGGTGCGTTTATCGGGAACGGGAACCGTAGGGGCGACTTTGCGGCTTTATTTTGAGCAGTATGAAGCTGATCCACGTAAACATTTTCAAGATCCACAAAAAGTTGTCCAGCCTTTACAACAGGCTGCGTTGAAATTGTTGAATGTAAAACAACAGTTAGGGCGTGAAAAGCCTGATATTATTACATAA
- the groL gene encoding chaperonin GroEL (60 kDa chaperone family; promotes refolding of misfolded polypeptides especially under stressful conditions; forms two stacked rings of heptamers to form a barrel-shaped 14mer; ends can be capped by GroES; misfolded proteins enter the barrel where they are refolded when GroES binds): protein MAAKEVKFGREARERLLRGVDILANAVKVTLGPKGRNVVIDKSFGAPRITKDGVSVAKEIELEDKFENMGAQMLREVASKTNDIAGDGTTTATVLGQAIVQEGVKAVAAGMNPMDLKRGIDAAVDEVVANLFKKAKKIQTSAEIAQVGTISANGAAEIGKMIADAMEKVGNEGVITVEEAKTAETELEVVEGMQFDRGYLSPYFVTNAEKMVADLDDPYILIHEKKLSNLQSLLPVLEAVVQSGKPLLIIAEDVEGEALATLVVNKLRGGLKIAAVKAPGFGDRRKAMLEDIAILTSGQVISEDVGIKLENVTLDMLGRAKKVNISKENTTIIDGAGQKAEISARVNQIKAQIEETTSDYDREKLQERLAKLAGGVAVIRVGGATEVEVKEKKDRVDDALNATRAAVEEGIVAGGGTALLRAANALTVKGSNPDQEAGIHIVRRALQAPARQIATNAGEEAAIIVGKVLENNADTYGYNTATGEFGDLIALGIVDPVKVVRSALQNAASIASLLITTEAMVAEVPKKETPMPPMPGGGMGGMGGMDF, encoded by the coding sequence ATGGCTGCTAAAGAAGTCAAATTTGGCCGTGAAGCGCGTGAGCGTCTGTTGCGCGGTGTTGATATCCTTGCTAACGCTGTTAAGGTGACCCTCGGCCCTAAAGGGCGCAATGTGGTGATCGATAAATCATTTGGTGCACCTCGCATCACAAAAGATGGTGTATCCGTTGCAAAGGAAATCGAACTAGAAGATAAGTTCGAAAATATGGGTGCGCAAATGTTGCGCGAAGTCGCTTCCAAAACCAATGATATCGCTGGGGATGGAACAACAACCGCAACTGTTTTGGGACAGGCTATCGTGCAAGAAGGTGTAAAAGCCGTTGCTGCTGGCATGAACCCAATGGATCTCAAGCGTGGAATTGATGCTGCTGTTGATGAAGTGGTGGCAAATCTCTTCAAAAAAGCGAAAAAAATCCAAACTTCAGCAGAAATTGCCCAAGTGGGAACAATTTCCGCTAATGGCGCGGCAGAAATCGGTAAGATGATTGCTGATGCTATGGAAAAAGTGGGCAATGAAGGCGTTATTACCGTGGAAGAAGCAAAGACTGCTGAAACGGAATTAGAAGTTGTGGAAGGTATGCAATTCGATCGTGGATATCTTTCCCCCTATTTTGTCACCAATGCTGAAAAAATGGTGGCTGATCTTGATGATCCTTACATCCTCATTCATGAGAAGAAATTGTCTAATCTTCAATCTCTCCTTCCTGTGCTTGAAGCTGTGGTTCAGTCTGGTAAGCCTCTTCTCATTATCGCGGAAGATGTTGAAGGTGAAGCTTTGGCAACGCTCGTTGTTAACAAGTTGCGCGGTGGTTTGAAAATTGCTGCTGTTAAAGCACCAGGATTTGGTGATCGTCGTAAAGCAATGCTTGAAGATATTGCCATCTTAACATCGGGTCAGGTTATTTCCGAAGATGTCGGCATTAAACTGGAAAATGTCACTTTGGATATGCTTGGACGTGCTAAGAAAGTCAATATTTCTAAAGAAAATACCACGATTATTGATGGTGCTGGACAAAAAGCTGAAATTAGTGCACGCGTTAATCAAATTAAAGCGCAGATTGAAGAAACCACTTCTGACTATGATCGTGAAAAATTGCAAGAAAGACTTGCTAAACTCGCTGGTGGTGTTGCCGTTATTCGTGTTGGCGGTGCAACAGAAGTTGAAGTGAAAGAAAAGAAAGACCGTGTTGATGATGCCTTGAATGCAACACGTGCTGCTGTGGAAGAAGGTATTGTTGCTGGTGGTGGAACTGCGTTGTTGCGTGCAGCAAATGCGCTCACCGTTAAAGGAAGCAATCCTGATCAAGAAGCTGGTATTCATATCGTTCGTCGTGCACTCCAAGCACCAGCACGTCAAATTGCAACCAATGCCGGTGAAGAAGCAGCCATTATTGTCGGCAAGGTATTGGAAAACAATGCAGACACCTACGGTTACAACACGGCAACTGGTGAATTTGGCGATTTGATTGCTTTGGGAATTGTTGATCCTGTGAAAGTTGTGCGTTCTGCTCTTCAGAATGCTGCTTCAATCGCAAGCCTTCTTATTACAACAGAAGCAATGGTTGCTGAAGTACCAAAGAAAGAAACCCCAATGCCTCCAATGCCTGGTGGTGGAATGGGCGGAATGGGCGGAATGGATTTCTAA
- a CDS encoding NifU family protein: MKKLLETRVRPAVANNGGDITFRGFENGIVSLNMRGACAGCPSSTATRKHGIENLLRLFIPEVLGVKAMPQ; the protein is encoded by the coding sequence ATTAAAAAACTTCTCGAAACCCGTGTTCGCCCCGCCGTTGCCAATAATGGAGGAGACATCACTTTTCGCGGTTTTGAAAACGGTATTGTTTCCCTCAATATGCGCGGCGCCTGCGCTGGATGCCCCTCCTCAACCGCAACACGCAAACATGGAATTGAAAATCTCTTACGGCTCTTTATTCCAGAAGTTTTAGGTGTAAAAGCAATGCCGCAATAG
- the trpS gene encoding tryptophan--tRNA ligase, which translates to METFTPLVFSGVQPSGNLHLGNYLGAIKHWVELQTSHHCLYCVVDMHALTVNPDPLTLTESTRAVTAAFLAAGIDPKKHIIFNQSRVFQHAELAWIFNCIARIGWLQRMTQFKDKAGKDREKASLGLFAYPSLMAADILLYRATHVPVGEDQKQHVELTRDIAQKFNNDYSDRIAELNFAVSMPMGEEERTGFFPMPEALIGETAMRIMSLRDGTKKMSKSDPSDFSRINLTDDADLIAKKIRKAKTDSAPLPDTLTALEGRPEINNLLGIYAAFACSSKEKVLSEFAGQQFSLFKTALADLVVHKLAPITEELRRLHQDNAYIDSVLHDGAQRAGALAEKNMKKIRQIVGFLHDT; encoded by the coding sequence ATGGAGACTTTCACACCGCTTGTTTTTTCTGGTGTACAACCGAGTGGAAACTTACATCTTGGCAATTATCTTGGCGCCATCAAACATTGGGTTGAGCTACAAACATCGCATCATTGCCTCTATTGCGTTGTCGATATGCATGCCCTTACAGTAAATCCAGATCCCCTTACTTTGACTGAATCAACAAGAGCCGTCACCGCCGCTTTTTTAGCGGCTGGGATTGATCCCAAAAAACACATTATTTTTAACCAATCGCGTGTTTTCCAACATGCTGAACTGGCATGGATTTTCAATTGTATCGCCCGTATTGGTTGGCTTCAACGCATGACGCAATTTAAAGATAAAGCAGGCAAAGATCGTGAAAAAGCGTCCCTTGGGCTTTTTGCTTATCCAAGTCTGATGGCTGCTGATATTTTACTCTATCGTGCCACACATGTTCCAGTAGGTGAAGATCAAAAACAGCATGTTGAACTGACAAGAGATATTGCGCAAAAATTCAATAACGACTATTCTGATCGCATTGCAGAGTTAAATTTTGCTGTTTCAATGCCAATGGGTGAAGAAGAAAGAACAGGCTTTTTCCCAATGCCAGAAGCGCTAATAGGAGAGACAGCGATGCGCATTATGTCGTTGCGCGATGGTACAAAAAAGATGTCCAAATCAGATCCTTCCGATTTTTCGCGCATTAATTTAACCGACGATGCGGATCTTATTGCCAAAAAAATCCGCAAAGCAAAAACGGACTCCGCTCCTCTTCCCGATACACTAACAGCTCTAGAAGGACGACCAGAGATCAACAATCTTCTTGGTATTTATGCGGCCTTTGCTTGCTCAAGCAAAGAAAAAGTCCTTTCAGAATTTGCCGGGCAACAGTTTTCACTGTTCAAGACAGCCTTAGCGGACCTTGTTGTCCATAAGCTTGCACCAATAACAGAGGAACTGCGTCGCTTGCATCAAGACAATGCTTATATTGACTCTGTTTTGCATGATGGCGCACAACGTGCCGGTGCATTAGCAGAAAAAAATATGAAAAAAATCCGTCAAATCGTTGGATTTTTACACGATACATGA
- a CDS encoding NifU family protein codes for MFIQTEATPNPATLKFLPGRVVLSEGVLEFRDREEADKNSPLAAKLFNIPNVNGVFLGYDFITVSKKEGEWQHLKPVILGTIMEHFLSGEPVVTTNASTQAQTHALNEEFYDEKDADIVITIKELLETRVRPAVANDGGDITFRGFENGIVYLNMRGACAGCPSSTATLKHGIENLLRHFIPEVLGVEAMPQ; via the coding sequence ATGTTTATTCAAACTGAAGCCACCCCCAACCCTGCAACACTTAAATTTTTGCCAGGTCGTGTGGTTCTTTCCGAAGGTGTATTAGAATTTCGTGACCGTGAAGAAGCGGATAAAAATTCGCCTCTTGCTGCGAAACTGTTTAATATTCCAAATGTCAATGGTGTTTTTTTAGGTTATGATTTCATCACGGTAAGCAAAAAAGAGGGCGAATGGCAGCATCTAAAACCGGTTATTTTAGGCACAATTATGGAGCATTTTCTGTCCGGTGAACCGGTTGTTACCACCAACGCCTCTACACAAGCGCAAACCCACGCCCTTAACGAAGAATTTTATGACGAAAAAGACGCAGATATTGTCATAACAATTAAAGAGCTTCTCGAAACCCGTGTTCGCCCCGCCGTTGCCAATGATGGAGGAGACATCACTTTTCGCGGTTTTGAAAATGGTATTGTTTACCTCAATATGCGCGGCGCCTGCGCTGGATGCCCCTCCTCAACCGCAACACTCAAACATGGAATTGAAAATCTTTTACGGCACTTTATTCCAGAAGTTTTAGGTGTAGAAGCAATGCCGCAATAA
- a CDS encoding DUF4102 domain-containing protein, with translation MLLINRLNARFVATLWAGKESDGASLYLHKRKNYGTQWLYRYSIPRTPP, from the coding sequence ATGCTTTTAATAAATCGCCTTAATGCAAGATTTGTCGCAACATTGTGGGCTGGTAAAGAGTCTGATGGGGCAAGCTTATACCTTCACAAGCGCAAAAATTATGGTACTCAATGGCTTTATCGCTATAGCATTCCGCGAACGCCGCCGTAA